cattattaatataataatatttattatttaagtttttgcaCGCGCACACTGCACACGAAAATAACgacatacctatttatatggTACCCAAACACTACAGTCTTCGCGTCGCATGAAATGAGGTACAGGCATCCGACGTGCCCAATGCGTTTTACACAAACACACTGCTGCCGCCGTGCACCGCAATTTGGTGCACGTACGAAAATAACGCGAGCAATGTGTTCtttaattcatattactcTAATTTTTTGATCAATACAGCAGTCAATAAAAACGCCTATCTGCGCCGTAAAGCTCAGTGGTACGGAAGACGGTATTACCTGACCGCCATCGCCGGACATACAGTTCATCGAATTACCAAAATTATCCGTCATCCCTCATCTGTTGATTGCAATctcaaaaagaaatattatcagGTTGGCATATTCTCCCATTGTTCAATATTGTGTTTTGGTTAAGTTTTGTAGTAAAATAACAGGACACTTACTATTCAATTCAGGAAACAGATTATAGTTATGAaatcaaaatgaaataaactttattaataatatatatatataatatatttttaatacaaaaatttacaatttgtgcaaaatatacaatgtataataagtattttttgggAAGGAATCAGGAAGCGTGAGTGGGGTAATCGTCCATTAGAAGCACCCTGGAAAtcgtatgattaaaaaatattttccgcATTTGGGAGTAGTAAGACATATTCTgatatttgtatgttattaataataggttattattttttgattcatCAAGCTAGCTTTTTAACTTTCAATagtgtgtttatttaaaaactaattatttaatttttagtatacctAGCTAGGAACTTTGACTATATTTGCAGAttcatatttagatttttaatatcatgtaaAGAATTGTATCATATtgcaataaacatttattttaatttaataagtaccatcctatttaattgtacataaattatttagcagataattattttgaacatttttttacatataaatcaaaatttgaattagtaatataaattgtttaactttTCACACCAcagatcaatttttaataattattttatgtaaatttttataaaatatcgtattatgtaaataaatacttattatactctaacatattttacaataaaagatgtggatttcattaaagctgtttaagtataatatgttgtctGTATGTGTgcctataatttttactaactaatgaataatatattcagaaattcatgttaatatagttattgatttttagaatGGAAACTGACTGTAAATCaatttcaaatcaaaaaaatgagTCTACATCTAATCCAAGTTATAATTGGAAGGATGTTACTCCAGAATTTTTTGATTCAATCaaaggtaatatatttattgttgtctTACAGAATGAATAATCTATATTCTTAtatgttgtttttgttttacgccattattttattttataatgttttaactcTCATTTTAGTGAGTAAGTAATTCCACTGAGTTTTTAATGATGCTGTAAAAAATAGgtggcatattattattataattatttttgtataatgtagtattattataaatttttttcctgattatttataatttatcatggtTAATATGTATTGgggagtatattatttttgttattaaactgGTGGATAagtttctataattataaacagaaataattaatttcatattttatgtttaatggtagcatattagtatttataatcaatgatggTAGGtatttgcaataattatttcaatataaatatttatacatacatgtcATAAAAATAGTCAATGACTAAATGtcttaatgtaaaattatattgaatacaaaaaaaataatcaagtatgaaagttacttattaaataaaatatatccattAAGTATCGaatgtctattttatttttagttttgatatgtataaactattttggtaactgtattctaaaatatcatacacttatttttattatagattttatgtaAGAACTACTCAGTCTTTatctgattaaataaatattaactttattagttttattaattttattgtacaaatagTTCTTATTGAAGTTCAAGAGGataagatataattaaatatttatatattattgttttcatacttacatttatttttaataaataaacataaactttGCTTATTTCAGAGTTAGAATTAGGTGAACTTTTACATGGATACTTTTTTGGTTTGTTTGAAGCCATGTCAGCTATTGAAATAATGGATCCCAAAATGGACGCAGGGATGATGTGTAATCGTGAATCAAAAgcaataaaagtaaaactaatttttattatgtatttatattggtattcattaattaatttataaacttgtaAAGGACTAACAGAATAATtcagtgttaaatatttattttacttattgaaTACAGTAAAACTTGTTTATGATGTTTCATTGATAGTAGTGATAAAAAATTTCCtgcttgatatatttttttcaattagtttCTTGTAGATAGtcttaaataagttttttctgtttattaaatgtgttttaattaatgtataaataatattaaaaaaatataaaattaaatgtattcatgtttattatgaaatataattacagttaGAGGATTTGAAATTAAGTGATCTTTCTGTGTCTgaacaaatatcaataatagatGTTACATTAGCTTGTCTTGTATCATGGCTTGAAGGGCATTCTTTAGCACAAACAGTGTTCACAAATCTATATTTCCAAAAGCCATATGAAATTGAAGTTGTTCCATTAAAAGCATTttgtatatgcatttataaaattattgaagaaaTTAGGGACTTTGCTAACAggttagtaattttatatattaaactagtaaataatacattgtgtACCACaagtaacatataattataccagTTGTCAAAAAGTTTAGAAACTCTTAAATactttatgcatattttaatacacacaTGAAACAATAAcagataacattatatttattatgtaaaatatttaataatctcattaattatatcagtttatcatttatcagtCTCAATTAGTCTAATGACTATTTCCAAACTTTTAACAGTTTTTGAACatcttgtataataaattatctaatatataattatattctacagGGCACAAGTTTTTGAAGAAGAAGATTTTCAACCTGCGCTTTATaactatcattattttaatgagatTTCTGTCACTCGTGTGATTGGCATGATGAGAGAAGTTGATGAGTCTAtaagtcataaattaaaatcaaatgcaAATAATGATGAAGTATAGtacatggatttttttttttagtaagcactgttttatttttaaataattttttttacagaatgAATCCTATATTGCATTAAATACACGAATTAAGTTTGttagacttttttttcaaattttacttTCTTTTAATCGACGTGAGAATCATTCAAGTTCAATGGGAGAAACCCAGAGGTTGTTAACTACTTGTGGATTATTAATTCCTTCTTTAATAAGCACCGTGGATAAAGGAGTTCCCAAAGTTGGCCGTGAGAaaacatcaaattattttaattttatgctctattctattttttgtttatatttttcagattggtGTTATGATTTGGGCTTTGAcccattaataaatcaaaaattgttacCACCTACATTTCCtcgttatacaaaaattaaaccgGCTGATGAAGcttatgtttattttgattCGTTGTTAACAAGACTGAAACAAATTTGTAAACTGACAAATTGTACAACTTTTATTAGTGCTTTGGTATGTTTTGctatcatagtatattatattattatattaatattgaatacctataatttaattctgtacatgttattttttttttttttaggaatgtTTTATTGAACTTGGTCACAATAATCACTTATGTATTGTATCTAGATCAATTATGCAAACGCTTTATTTTCCTCAACCTAACCGAGTATTTGGTACTCAGGATTTTGAGGACTGTCTTAGAGAATGGGCTAAGGCGTTTATAGCACCACCATCACTTATACCgcgtttaaacattttgtctAACTctcaagtaatatttatattttctaccttttgcaatacaaataaaatgtatttaatttttttaggctAAGGactgtatatacaatttttttgaacattgTACTCGTCCATTTGCCGGATTGATTCAAATTTGTGGCCACAATAAAGCTAGACAAAGAGATAAGTTAGCACATCTTATGGAAGATTTTTCAGCACTACAAGATGAGGTACATATttgaaatcaatacattttaatattaatattgtaacctattgattataaatcaatttatttagtaactgttttaaattttaaatatatttattttgttattttattatcagtcTCAAAGGGTTGATGCATTTTTGCACTCATTCTCATCAAAATTGGATCCACCAAGAGAGCATTTAGCTAGCTTTAGTACATggataatttatcatacaattaGAATTATGATAATGTACTTACTGTCTGGTTTTGAACTGGAACTGTATAGTCCCCATGAATATCAGtatatttattggtaaaaatttatacttaaaaaaattgttatttatttattaataaattgttatcattttaggtatttatatcaatttttgtatGGTTGGTTAGTGTCTACATTAAATAGAGCAGATAATGTGTTGCTTGGCAGCGATTCACTGGTTGATTCTCAAAAAAATCGAACAAAACGGAATAAgcctaaaaagaaaaaaccacATCCATATAGTCAAGAAATTGTTATGTGTCATGCAATGCAAAGTTTAACTGGTGCTTATTTTAaggtatactatttatactactCTTAAGAATTACAGTTTATAGTATTGACCCCTTGGCTTCCAAAATAATTCTTCACTCATTTCTCTCTTTAGTAGTAATTTTCCAGTTCAATATACCAATCTGTTATGGATCTTTATTTGTACTATCTAGCCAGCTAATTCTTGGCATCTCTAGTTTTCTGATTTATTTCACTTTGACAAACATGCTTTTGAATAATCTTTCAACATTACTCAATCATCTATCTATTTTTCTAATTCTGTATGATTCTACgtatttcacaatattttcattttataaaatgtattctattatGTTGTTGTTCTGTACCACTTTTCTCTCATAAATTTGTAATCTATTGGCATTTGATTACGACAGTGTCCAAATTACAGCTCCATAACAGACTAAGGATCTAATTAAAGTTTTGTATAGCATCATCTTAGTAGCTTTCATGTGAAGCTTTGATTTGATGATTATGATAGTGACTAAGTAAACACAATTGccagtcatatttttttttcttttaaaattgtattactattattaaataaagatcCAAGATacccaacattttttaaaccttCAAagctatattttgtattcactGATTGTAAGGTTTTGTACCTTGAATTATGCCTCTACTGAAAAtagtttcatatatttaattttttgttcattcatttttaagcCCAGTATTCTCCCTTATTTTCTATACTGCTGTAAGTTTCTTTCATAGAATCTTTGTTGCTTgccattatttcaatattgtttgaatattCTCAAATTAATCAAGAAttcttgataatatttactattttaactatatcttTTACAACttggtacaaaataatattgaacaatatttcaaataaggcAACGGTTCCCAACCCATGGGCCGCGAGAAGCGTGGTGCTGGGCCAtgaaccatataatattaaaataatagtattacatttttttattgtacctaataatattcccgtatgtgtatgtgtatatgtatatatatatatatgtgtgtgtgtgtgtgtgtgtgttgttgGTAGTCAATACAATGTAGGTGTATTGAAATAGAGTAGTATTCAATTCtaagcatttttatattatttgtatattttaagatttgatCGATGGTTCCTTTTCTGCTCATTCAGTATTTCTTCAGAATGTGTTTCTAGTTTTATTAGCAGTTTAATGGATAAAGTTTTATATGAGACATTTATCAGCATAATTCCTCTGTAATTTGTGCATTCTATCTTATTTCCTACTTTGaaaatagtacatattattccaTTACTCCAATTGGTTGTTATCGTTTCATTTTCTATGTACAGTATATGAGAGTTCATACATAGCATCTTTATATTTCTTGCTACTATTTTTGATCTGTTAAATTGTCCCCACTAGAAGATTTATTGGCTTTTAGTTTGATGATAGCTACATCAAAGTCAACTCCTCTTGGTTTGTCAATACAAAGTTGAGGGCCATATGGCATTCCTTTGCTGGAAAGTTTGTAAACTTGTGTTTGTCAGCTCTGTTGCAGTTATATGCACGCTTGGGGATATATCTTGGTCACATCTTATAATGGGCATAGACTACTGAAGGTAAACTCTACCCCCATCCTCTGGGAGATTATTTCAAGTTATCTGAgtataaaaatgcatacacttaattattatttattagatataggattttttgaatattttaaaaaacaaacgttatcaataactataaaaaagatGATAGATGTCatgaactatatttttttataaatatttagactagtaaaatatttaaaaactattatattaattattttacagacaTTGATAGGATTTCAACTAGAAGGTAAAATTCGAACACCAAAACATGCAAAATTTGATAATGAAAAAGTTCGCTATGAACACAGATTTGCTGCATTCTCTGCAGTAGCTGTACCTCCACCATTTTCTTATAATGAATTTCAAATGACTAGATGCCAAATACGTGATTCAGCATCTGGAGATTCtggaatgttatatttaaatagttgtgAGCTATTTCATCAAGCAAGGTGTCTTTTAGATACAATTGCACAACCACACTCGCAACAAG
This sequence is a window from Rhopalosiphum maidis isolate BTI-1 chromosome 1, ASM367621v3, whole genome shotgun sequence. Protein-coding genes within it:
- the LOC113556581 gene encoding N-alpha-acetyltransferase 35, NatC auxiliary subunit isoform X2, with translation METDCKSISNQKNESTSNPSYNWKDVTPEFFDSIKELELGELLHGYFFGLFEAMSAIEIMDPKMDAGMMCNRESKAIKLEDLKLSDLSVSEQISIIDVTLACLVSWLEGHSLAQTVFTNLYFQKPYEIEVVPLKAFCICIYKIIEEIRDFANRAQVFEEEDFQPALYNYHYFNEISVTRVIGMMREVDESISHKLKSNANNDENESYIALNTRIKFVRLFFQILLSFNRRENHSSSMGETQRLLTTCGLLIPSLISTVDKGVPKVGHWCYDLGFDPLINQKLLPPTFPRYTKIKPADEAYVYFDSLLTRLKQICKLTNCTTFISALECFIELGHNNHLCIVSRSIMQTLYFPQPNRVFGTQDFEDCLREWAKAFIAPPSLIPRLNILSNSQAKDCIYNFFEHCTRPFAGLIQICGHNKARQRDKLAHLMEDFSALQDESQRVDAFLHSFSSKLDPPREHLASFSTWIIYHTIRIMIMYLLSGFELELYSPHEYQYIYWYLYQFLYGWLVSTLNRADNVLLGSDSLVDSQKNRTKRNKPKKKKPHPYSQEIVMCHAMQSLTGAYFKTLIGFQLEGKIRTPKHAKFDNEKVRYEHRFAAFSAVAVPPPFSYNEFQMTRCQIRDSASGDSGMLYLNSCELFHQARCLLDTIAQPHSQQVLDLIKVCKTNFVTMKLLASGYMRGPDVSLDFDFTTNSHFPILKLS
- the LOC113556581 gene encoding N-alpha-acetyltransferase 35, NatC auxiliary subunit isoform X1; its protein translation is METDCKSISNQKNESTSNPSYNWKDVTPEFFDSIKELELGELLHGYFFGLFEAMSAIEIMDPKMDAGMMCNRESKAIKLEDLKLSDLSVSEQISIIDVTLACLVSWLEGHSLAQTVFTNLYFQKPYEIEVVPLKAFCICIYKIIEEIRDFANRAQVFEEEDFQPALYNYHYFNEISVTRVIGMMREVDESISHKLKSNANNDENESYIALNTRIKFVRLFFQILLSFNRRENHSSSMGETQRLLTTCGLLIPSLISTVDKGVPKVGREKTSNYFNFMLYSIFCLYFSDWCYDLGFDPLINQKLLPPTFPRYTKIKPADEAYVYFDSLLTRLKQICKLTNCTTFISALECFIELGHNNHLCIVSRSIMQTLYFPQPNRVFGTQDFEDCLREWAKAFIAPPSLIPRLNILSNSQAKDCIYNFFEHCTRPFAGLIQICGHNKARQRDKLAHLMEDFSALQDESQRVDAFLHSFSSKLDPPREHLASFSTWIIYHTIRIMIMYLLSGFELELYSPHEYQYIYWYLYQFLYGWLVSTLNRADNVLLGSDSLVDSQKNRTKRNKPKKKKPHPYSQEIVMCHAMQSLTGAYFKTLIGFQLEGKIRTPKHAKFDNEKVRYEHRFAAFSAVAVPPPFSYNEFQMTRCQIRDSASGDSGMLYLNSCELFHQARCLLDTIAQPHSQQVLDLIKVCKTNFVTMKLLASGYMRGPDVSLDFDFTTNSHFPILKLS